The Apium graveolens cultivar Ventura chromosome 6, ASM990537v1, whole genome shotgun sequence genome contains a region encoding:
- the LOC141666876 gene encoding DEAD-box ATP-dependent RNA helicase 5, translated as MAIDSDKKSKKKNKIKSEGDHKRKLQDTQDLQAVVETKKDKKKKKKEEALSDGSVLNGSDDKISSKKIKKNHEEAEKIDGSVQDCVGEVRESNEGIVVSGKDVNDSKFRPLKSFEEAGLPDEVLECCKTFDKPSPIQANSWRFLLEGRDFIGIAKTGSGKTLAFGVPAIMHVLNKKKNQTCKRLNPQCLVLSPTRELAQQISDVLCDAGKPSGVKSVCIYGGTSKGPQISALKSGVDIVIGTPGRLRDLIEMGVCYLKDVSYVVLDEADRMLDMGFEPEVRAILNQTNSVRQMIMFSATWPVSVHQLAQEFMDPNPVKVVVGSEDLAANHDVMQIVEVLEDRARDERLVTLLDKYHKSRSNRVLVFVLYKKEASRVETMLQRRGWKVVSISGDKAQHARTNALSLFKDGSCPLLIATDVAARGLDIPDVEVVINYSFPLTTEDYVHRIGRTGRAGKKGVAHTFFTKENKGLSGELINVLKEAGQVVPAALMNFGTHVKKKESKLYGAHFKEIDANAPKATKIKFDSDDED; from the exons ATGGCAATTGACAGTGACAAAAAGTCTAAGaagaaaaacaaaatcaaatcaGAAGGTGACCACAAAAGAAAGCTTCAAGACACTCAAGACCTCCAAGCTGTTGTGGAAACCAAAAAAgacaagaaaaagaagaaaaaggagGAAGCTTTGAGTGATGGGTCAGTGCTTAATGGGTCAGATGACAAAATTAGTagcaagaaaatcaagaaaaatcaTGAAGAGGCTGAAAAGATTGATGGGTCAGTTCAAGATTGTGTTGGGGAGGTTAGGGAGAGTAATGAAGGTATAGTTGTATCTGGGAAAGATGTTAATGATTCAAAGTTTAGACCTTTGAAGTCTTTTGAGGAAGCTGGCCTTCCTGATGAAGTGTTGGAATGTTGCAAGACTTTCGATAAGCCTTCGCCTATCCAGGCCAATTCTTGGAGGTTTCTTTTGGAAGGTCGAGATTTTATTGGGATTGCTAAAACTGGATCAG GTAAAACATTGGCATTTGGGGTTCCGGCTATTATGCATGTGTTGAACAAGAAGAAGAACCAAACGTGTAAGCGGTTGAATCCGCAATGTCTTGTTCTTTCACCAACTAGGGAGCTAGCTCAACAA ATTTCAGATGTCTTATGTGATGCCGGGAAACCCAGTGGGGTAAAATCAGTTTGTATCTATGGAGGAACCTCAAAAGGGCCACAAATATCAGCTCTCAAATCTGGGGTG GACATTGTCATTGGAACTCCTGGTCGGTTAAGGGACTTGATTGAGATGGGTGTATGCTACTTGAAAGATGTATCTTATGTG GTACTAGATGAAGCTGATAGAATGCTTGATATGGGATTTGAACCTGAAGTACGCGCTATACTGAACCAGACGAATTCTG TACGTCAAATGATTATGTTCAGTGCAACATGGCCTGTATCTGTCCATCAATTAGCTCAAGAGTTCATGGATCCTAACCCAGTCAAG GTGGTTGTAGGGTCCGAGGACTTGGCTGCCAACCATGATGTCATGCAGATTGTGGAG GTCTTGGAAGATCGAGCACGTGATGAGCGCTTGGTCACTTTGCTAGATAAATACCACAAGTCTCGGAG TAATAGAGTCTTGGTCTTTGTTCTGTACAAAAAGGAAGCATCCCGAGTTGAAACTATGCTGCAGAGAAG GGGTTGGAAAGTTGTTTCCATTAGTGGGGATAAAGCACAACATGCACGTACAAATGCACTGTCATTATTCAAGGATGGAAGCTGTCCTCTCCTG ATAGCAACTGATGTGGCTGCTCGAGGATTGGATATTCCAGATGTAGAAGTAGTTATAAACTATAGTTTTCCACTAACAACAGAGGATTATGTCCACAGAATTGGAAGGACTGGACGAGCCGGTAAAAAGGGTGTAGCTCACACATTCTTCACTAAGGAAAATAAG GGACTATCTGGTGAGCTGATAAATGTTTTAAAAGAAGCTGGGCAGGTTGTACCCGCAGCGCTTATGAATTTTGGTACACATGTTAAGAAAAAG GAGTCTAAGCTTTATGGAGCACATTTTAAGGAAATTGATGCAAATGCTCCAAaagcaacaaaaataaaatttgattctgatgatgaagattGA
- the LOC141668156 gene encoding protein SENSITIVE TO UV 2 has protein sequence MNGGEGDIDLDEWTDELMEQLIQVEQQATQHHPQPPQLSTVTRSHSPPPLLSQKFNDKPLKHYDHFSNAPSNSRSSDLTVSSPINHNINDNNTILAVNAKQQEIDRLKRELERASKQITHLEKDCLKLKKERDEREEQLTSVLSRFGAKDAEVQCRDSTDLAMHDAIHDGGSLGVNNQEHPATLLGCKSKNFSDCVVGCQINEGANPVQEPFKSLPSCKAIGVQTETIVDSVNLIIEDDLSTNCQLTRKLLCIWNPTSDELTGRNLVSKLFVACETDFHVLFGYLGFNSSKITVNSLGNHSDVPRPQATQFSQSTEAARISSLYSVLTKITNGLVELETMLQVLIDLCRLDNAVIVYRSLHILHVVLNHLSSVKRRSEKRDNVMVEGPLSVSKSSQTQGCNFSNNNRLFYCKATETSDAVLKPVNPENIFKKEEHDRCSILSSTEVDLISLFVLMQQITVRHHEELVRLEAITIMKIILMKSNAYLERERYAEVVNFHNVSQLLRKDSGLRVQKQAVHLVYLLLNCPPIMSLFCSGCKDEMENAGAAISDTRKASTTQQFCNILEGVADCLPCHGDGTLVLELRRNAIILLAFLVSSGKSGLEILLSHEFSKRTNFLALILKMLVVEMNVEASESIHSSEIFKERTLLIREALIFLNRLVSNAQYSAPVLQVLTNSRDMAFLTIDIANRLSRKGKWLWQSDTVIRNMRESEIASLAQIFKRKVFKFLGYSNASKQN, from the exons ATGAACGGCGGCGAGGGGGACATTGATTTAGACGAATGGACAGACGAGTTAATGGAGCAACTCATTCAAGTCGAACAACAAGCCACTCAACACCACCCTCAACCACCACAACTCTCAACCGTCACTCGAAGCCACTCGCCGCCTCCGCTTTTGTCTCAGAAATTTAACGATAAGCCTCTCAAGCACTACGATCATTTCTCTAATGCGCCTTCTAATAGCCGCTCTAGTGACCTCACTGTCTCATCTCCGATTAATCATAATATTAATGATAATAATACTATTCTTGCTGTTAATGCTAAGCAACAAGAAATTGATCGATTAAAG AGGGAGCTTGAGCGAGCCTCAAAACAAATTACTCACCTG GAGAAAGATTGTTTAAAACTAAAAAAAGAAAGGGATGAGAGAGAGGAACAGCTTACATCTGTCCTTTCACGGTTTGGGGCTAAAGATGCTGAGGTTCAGTGCAGGGATAGTACCGACCT TGCGATGCATGACGCTATCCATGATGGAGGGTCACTTGGAGTTAATAATCAGGAGCACCCTGCAACTCTTTTAGGATGTAAGAGTAAGAACTTCTCAGATTGTGTAGTAGGATGTCAGATTAATGAAGGTGCCAATCCAGTTCAAGAACCATTTAAGA GTTTACCATCTTGTAAAGCTATAGGAGTTCAGACAGAGACCATTGTTGATTCTGTTAATTTGATAATTGAAGATGATCTATCTACCAATTGTCAACTTACAAGAAAGTTGCTATGTATCTGGAACCCAACTTCTGACGAGCTCACAGGAAGAAATTTGGTATCAAAGCTGTTTGTGGCTTGTGAAACAGACTTTCATGTCCTTTTTGGATACCTGGGCTTTAATTCCTCCAAGATAACAGTGAACTCTCTTGGGAACCATTCTGATGTTCCTAGGCCACAGGCCACACAATTTTCTCAATCAACTGAAGCTGCAAGAATATCTAGTCTATACTCTGTGCTGACAAAG ATTACTAATGGTTTAGTAGAGTTGGAGACAATGCTGCAAGTTCTAATTGATCTCTGCCGCCTTGATAAT GCTGTTATTGTTTATCGATCTCTCCATATACTACATGTAGTTTTAAATCACTTGTCAAGTGTGAAAAGAAGATCTGAGAAAAG GGACAATGTGATGGTTGAGGGGCCTCTATCTGTAAGCAAAAGTTCTCAGACACAGGGGTGTAATTTTTCAAACAACAATAGGCTGTTTTACTGTAAGGCCACTGAGACTTCAGATGCAGTGCTTAAACCTGTTAACCCTGAAAACATCTTCAAGAAAGAAGAGCACGATCGCTGCTCTATATTGTCAAGTACCGAGGTAGACTTGATTTCTCTCTTTGTACTTATGCAGCAGATTACTGTTCGCCATCATGAAGAGCTTGTGAGGCTTGAAGCAATTActattatgaaaataattctgATGAAGTCTAATGCTTATTTGGAAAGGGAGAG ATATGCAGAAGTGGTGAATTTTCATAATGTCTCACAACTTTTGAGGAAGGATTCTGGCCTGCGTGTGCAAAAGCAAGCTGTGCATCTAGTCTATCTGCTACTAAATT GTCCACCAATTATGTCATTGTTCTGTTCTGGATGTAAAGACGAGATGGAGAATGCCGGAGCTGCGATCTCCGACACAAGAAAGGCTTCAACTACTCAACAATTTTGTAACATTCTAGAGGGTGTGGCAGATTGCCTTCCTTGCCATGGAGATGGTACGCTG GTCTTAGAGCTTCGGAGGAATGCTATTATTTTGCTGGCTTTTCTAGTGTCATCGGGAAAATCTGGCCTTGAAATTCTATTAAGTCACGAGTTTTCAAAGAGGACCAACTTCCTTGCACTGATACTGAAGATGTTGGTAGTGGAGATGAATGTGGAAGCCTCAGAGTCTATTCATTCATCTGAAATTTTCAAAGAGCG AACATTGCTGATTCGAGAGGCACTGATCTTTTTGAATAGATTGGTGTCAAATGCTCAGTACTCTGCTCCTGTTTTGCAAGTCTTGACAAACAGCAGAGACATGGCCTTCTTGACCATCGATATTGCAAACAGGTTGTCGCGGAAAGGCAAGTGGTTATGGCAGTCGGATACTGTGATTAGGAATATGAGAGAATCAGAAATTGCAAGCTTAGCTCAAATTTTTAAAAGGAAGGTTTTCAAGTTTTTAGGATACAGCAATGCATCAAAACAAAATTGA